The genomic DNA GATATCCACCATATTTTCCTCTTTTTGATTTTAAATTATAATTGCTACTATCTTAAATAGTAGCTTTTATTGAAAATAGTATTAAAAGTATTTAAGTTTTACTGTATTACGAAACTTTTATTATGAATAGTAGCTTAAGATAACAACTAATGATTGATAGCAATAAGAAAAATACGCTTAATATGAATGAGTTATTGGAAGTACTGGGGCCGCTTGAAAAAGAGATTATGGAGATAGTCTGGAACAGGGAAGAAACATCAACGCATGATGTTCTTGAGGAATTACGAAAAAAAAGGGACATTGCAATGACGACAGTGAGCAGTACCCTGAACAGGTTATATGACAAGAATCTTTTGAAAAGAAGAAGTGATAAAGGCGTAAGGGGGCTCTGTTATTATTATGCTCCTCTCTTAAATAAAGAGGAGTTTAATAATATAATAACAGTCAAAGTCATGGATAAACTCCTGAAAGATTTCCGTGAGCCTATGACTGCATACTTTATCGAGGAACTGGCAAAGAGTGACCCTATAAAGTTACAGGAACTGCGAAAAAAGATTGAGGAATCTTTGAAAGGATATGAACCCAGATAAGAGGAAATTTTATTATGATTTTAAAGCTGTTATACTGCTGGCAATACCAGTTCTCATAACTCTCCATAAATTATCAGCGCAAGAACTTATTGAGGAAAAATATTTTCAAATATCCCCCAGTTACTTAAAAATATTGGTCATGGCCACAGGAACGGTTGTGGGTATATTATTTTTTTTGATGAAATACACCAAATTTAACGATATGACTGCTAAAACCACAAGCCGCATGGAATTCCCGGAGGTTTTCACAATTATAGAAAACCTGAGCAAAAAAATCAAGATGGATGTTCCTGAAGTCGGCTTCCTGGAATCAAGTATCCCAAATGCTTTTGTGTATAAGCGCAAAAAAAAGCCTGTCCTGGTTCTGACTGTCCCGCTTATTGAGATATTAGATAATAAAGAGCTTGAGACCGTACTTGCTCATGAACTCACCCATATCAAGAATTATGATCTTGAGATTCGCAAATTCGGCCTGCTCATCAGATTTGCGTTTTTCCTGAATCCCCTTGTTCACCTGATAGAGCCTTTTATTTCAAGAAGCAGGGAGTACCTGGCTGATGAAACCGCCGCATGGATCACCAGCGCACCGAATAAACTTGCCTCAGCACTGCTAAAAGTCGAAGATTATAC from Candidatus Methanoperedens sp. includes the following:
- a CDS encoding BlaI/MecI/CopY family transcriptional regulator, yielding MIDSNKKNTLNMNELLEVLGPLEKEIMEIVWNREETSTHDVLEELRKKRDIAMTTVSSTLNRLYDKNLLKRRSDKGVRGLCYYYAPLLNKEEFNNIITVKVMDKLLKDFREPMTAYFIEELAKSDPIKLQELRKKIEESLKGYEPR